A window from Podospora bellae-mahoneyi strain CBS 112042 chromosome 1 map unlocalized CBS112042p_1, whole genome shotgun sequence encodes these proteins:
- a CDS encoding uncharacterized protein (EggNog:ENOG503PB02), whose protein sequence is MFSGLAQKAAFKKIGLPSDTFSQITNAFSNDTSSSAQPSRQPNKLRKSPPDPNNTDNKSWFSVSSLPLTVQPWLSPPPPPVPVSKPPRIGDLAPTDPDRILSPQLGPSGGNRKTIVVFLRCVGCAFAQQTFTDLRNLSLKHRDVAFLAVSHSSPAATEKWVSLIGGKGNVKIVYDPQRKIYASWGMGTGGWGYLLNVNTQVNGFKTKGWLGTTVAASVERTEGFSSMKRLGQGGVEEGMKMGNKWQEAGGWAVDGRGRVVWGGKLAKADESLGLEEGVSLLKL, encoded by the exons ATGTTCTCCGGCCTGGCGCAAAAGGCAGCGTTCAAAAAAATCGGCTTGCCATCTGACACCTTCTCACAAATCACCAACGCCTTCAGCAATGACACCTCGTCATCAGCACAACCGTCCAGGCAACCAAACAAACTCAGAAAATCACCCCCagaccccaacaacaccgacaACAAATCCTGGTTCTCGgtttcctccctcccactgACCGTCCAACCCTGgctctccccaccaccacccccagtCCCAGTTTCCAAACCCCCCAGAATAGGCGACCTAGCTCCCACGGACCCAGACCGCATCTTATCACCACAACTCGGCCCCTCAGGCGGAAACCGCAAGACAATCGTTGTCTTTCTCCGCTGCGTCGGTTGTGCCT TCGCCCAACAAACATTCACCGACCTTcgcaacctctccctcaaacACCGCGATGTAGCCTTCCTAGCAGtatcccactcctcccccgccgccacaGAGAAATGGGTTTCCCTCATCGGCGGCAAGGGCAACGTCAAGATCGTCTACGACCCCCAACGCAAGATCTACGCTAGCTGGGGCATGGGGACGGGTGGGTGGGGTTACTTGCTGAACGTGAACACGCAGGTGAACGGGTTCAAGACAAAGGGGTGGTTGGGAACGACTGTGGCGGCGAGTGTGGAGAGGACAGAGGGGTTTAGTTCGATGAAGAGGCTGGGgcaggggggggtggaggaggggatgaagatggggaaTAAGTGGCAGGAGGCTGGGGGGTGGGcggtggatgggagggggagggtggtttggggggggaagCTTGCAAAGGCGGATGagagtttggggttggaggagggggtgagtttgttgaagttgtga
- a CDS encoding uncharacterized protein (EggNog:ENOG503NY1R) — protein MAAYYENSQSQWPPAPPPQVGGGWDHQTPPPARSGASSVIPREEPAAFSHQLEEVDRAIDNLLKSGKMYGAPGVGGRREFVPPNMIAAPRRYPGFDPRAPGGGPGSRPHSVADFGDVRGGPPHQNPTNLQNFYASQRHQTSRGSNEAEQMMQAKRRMAAQRERELRNYHQEQQYNRTAIVDPAGFNKPDRTLSPNSLPEEERRKLIAQQRQALYGEGEFPGGPPPPQARGFYGGGSMYDSGRASLGQIDPSAQGPLEGGQGLASAGGNDQARANSNSSPQSNPGGGGKGMYDAPLAQQTTRTSASSPGGSPPRQASQGGKPGQGSVAPIGTRPSVSGGSPSNPALNKRSTTPLPSPLSQGYSVGGAEDNGAALAPASATAETAGNVGLGGWGGGRGGWGNSKPQASVWG, from the exons ATGGCGGCATACTACGAGAATTCGCAATCGCAATGGCcccccgctcctcctcctcaggtcGGTGGCGGCTGGGATCACcagacccctcctcccgcgcGGTCCG GTGCTAGTTCGGTCATCCCCCGCGAGGAGCCTGCGGCGTTTTCCCACCAGCTCGAGG AGGTTGACCGTGCCATCGACAACCTGCTCAAGAGCGGGAAGATGTATGGAGCGCCTGGCGTGGGTGGTCGTCGTGAGTTTGTTCCTCCTAACATGATTGCTGCACCCAGGAGATACCCAGGCTTCG ATCCCCGTGCTCCCGGCGGTGGCCCCGGATCCCGTCCCCACTCCGTGGCCGACTTTGGTGATGTCCGCGGCGGTCCTCCTCACCAGAACCCGACCAACCTGCAGAACTTCTACGCATCGCAGCGGCACCAGACCTCGCGCGGCTCGAACGAGGCGGAGCAGATGATGCAGGCCAAGAGGAGAATGGCTGCTCAGCGGGAGCGTGAGCTTCGTAATTACCATCAGGAGCAGCAATACAACCGGA CTGCCATCGTCGATCCTGCTGGGTTTAACAAGCCCGACCGCACCTTGAGCCCAAACAGCCTGCCTGAGGAAGAGCGCCGGAAGCTTATTGCTCAACAACGCCAGGCACTGTACGGCGAGGGTGAATTTCCTGGtggcccccctcctccccaggcTCGCGGCTTCTATGGCGGGGGTTCCATGTATGATTCCGGCCGTGCTTCTTTGGGCCAGATTGATCCCAGCGCTCAGGGTCCTTTGGAGGGCGGACAGGGACTTGCATCTGCCGGAGGCAACGACCAGGCACGCGCCAACAGCAACTCGAGCCCTCAGTCGAACCCCGGCGGTGGAGGAAAGGGTATGTACGACGCCCCTCTGGCTCAGCAAACGACTCGCACCAGCGCTTCTTCTCCCGGAGGGTCACCGCCTCGCCAGGCCTCTCAGGGCGGCAAGCCCGGCCAGGGGTCTGTTGCTCCCATTGGGACTCGCCCTTCGGTGAGCGGCGGTTCGCCGTCGAACCCGGCTTTGAACAAACGGTCGACGACTCCGTTGCCTTCGCCTTTGAGCCAAGGTTACAGTGTTGGGGGTGCTGAGGATAACGGGGCGGCCCTTGCTCCTGCCTCGGCCACGGCTGAGACTGCTGGGAATGTTGGGCTGGGCGGCTGGGGTggcggtcgtggtggttggggcAATAGCAAGCCCCAGGCTAGCGTCTGGGGTTAA
- a CDS encoding uncharacterized protein (EggNog:ENOG503Q4TH; COG:S): protein MQGRGRLPRLAFLSQCHRSLYASLSVNKNRLAAISNITSIYHHNLPTYHFQICSFRVSAYRMSTPPPPTQLLFHHDASLATHTTTLLTITPFSSLPAPDQSLFKSPPTNAFVLTFPSTIFHPQGGGQPSDEGHITLTSPPSVAFSVISARHSITNPSQVLHLGFFAPSVPPSDEQPLFTPGDQITQTINANLRNYHSRLHTAGHVLGSAVRHLLESQIEDFDELKASHFPDSAACEFRGLIDSKWKEPIQEKVNELLAAKMPVEVEWWDEEDFRREGLERLIPRGKDGEVVKPENTDGGRWRVVRIVGAEVYPCGGTHVERTDLCGEVRVRKVGRGKGCSRVGYGVVPGLEG from the exons ATGCAAGGGCGTGGTAGACTGCCTAGACTTGCTTTCTTATCTCAATGCCACAGGTCCCTGTACGCATCGCTTTCAGTGAATAAAAACCGGCTTGCAGCCATCTCAAACATCACATCAATATATCATCACAACTTACCCACCTACCACTTCCAGATCTGCTCTTTCAGGGTATCGGCCTACAGAATG tccaccccaccaccaccaacccagctcctcttccaccacgaCGCCTCCCTCGCAACCCAcacaacaaccctcctcaccatcacccccttttcctctctccccgcccCTGACCAATCCCTCTTcaaatccccccccaccaacgcCTTCGtcctcaccttcccctcAACAATCTTCCACCCGCAGGGAGGTGGCCAGCCCTCAGACGAAGGCCACAtaaccctcacctcccccccttcggTAGCCTTCTCCGTCATCTCCGCCCGCCATTcaatcaccaacccctcacaAGTCCTCCACCTAGGCTTTTTTGCCCCTTCTGTCCCCCCCTCTGATGAACAGCCACTATTCACCCCAGGAGACCAAATCACCCAAaccatcaacgccaacctAAGAAACTACCATTCCCGCCTCCACACAGCCGGTCACGTCCTCGGCTCCGCAGTCCGGCACCTCCTCGAGTCCCAAATCGAAGACTTTGACGAGCTAAAGGCTTCGCATTTCCCGGACTCGGCAGCGTGTGAGTTTAGGGGGTTGATAGACTCTAAATGGAAGGAGCCAATCCAGGAGAAAGTCAACGAGCTTTTGGCCGCGAAGATGCcggttgaggttgagtggtgggatgaggaggatttcagacgggaggggttggagaggttgatacccagggggaaggatggggaggtggtaaAGCCGGAGAACACGgacggggggaggtggagggttgtgaggaTTGTTGGGGCGGAGGTGTATCCCTGTGGGGGGACTCATGTGGAAAGGACGGACCTGTgcggggaggtgagggtgaggaaggtggggaggggaaaggggtgttCGAGGGTTGGGTATGGGGTTGTtccggggttggaggggtga